AACCAAAATAAAATCAGATCCACCTGGTCAATCCCCTGTCTATCGGGGCATGGTGCAGGGATCTGATTGGTTGATCAGGGCCTTAACTGCCCTTTCCCTTAaatggaacacaggaattgcccgacaggatcagacccaaggtccgtctagcccagtggcctgtctctgacagtggctagcagCAGATCCTTCAGAAGaaggcaattatggaataacctgcccccTGAGAAATTTTCTCCTTGACTCCCATTGTTTAGAAGCTGGCTGATGTCCTGATGTAGGAGAGTTTCTGTGGGGCAGAGAGTGTTTGGAAATGTcagtcaaaaaataaaatttttccGAGATCTTTATGTCTCATTCTCCTTCCCCAGGTTTATGGAGCCGTATATTTTTGGCTGCCGCCTTGATCAGGACATTATAGACTTGGATCAGACGATGAAACACCTCCAGCTGGCTCTCAACTTCACAGCCCACGTCGCCTACCGCCAAGGGATCATCCTCTTCGTCTGCCGCAACCGTCAGTTCGGCCACCTGGTGGAGGTCACGGCCAGGGACTGCGGGGAGTACGCCCACACCCGCTACTGGCAGGGTGGCCTGCTGACCAATGCCCACATCCAGTACGGGACCGGGGTTCGCCTGCCCGACCTCCTCATCTTCATCAGCACCCTGAACAACGTCTTTGAGCCGCACGTGGCCGTTCGGGATGCCGCCAAGATGAACATCCCCACTGTGGGAGTGGTGGACACTAACTGCAACCCCTCCATCATCACGTACCCCGTTCCTGGGAACGATGACAGCCCCCTGGCGGTGGAGCTCTATTGCAAGCTCTTTAAGATGACCATTACCCGGGCAAAGAACAAAAGGAAGCAGATGGAGGTTTTGTATGGACTGCAAAACAAAGCCGAAAGCAGTTAGATCAGCCTCGTGCTCCTACTAGCCCTAGTGCGAAATCTGCTAGCTCATCCGTACCACGATGGTGTTCCGTACTCAGCAGGTTACCTACCAGGCTTCTTTGACTTGCCGGCAACATGCACAGGgcttgggtgggagggaggaggggatgggaatGCCCCCACCTTAGCTCtgtaagggtctgatccagctcccattgaaggcagtggAAATATTAACATGAACTTCAATGAGAATTGGATTGGGTCCTAGGAGAGAGGTCCCTGGCCTACTCCTGAGGAGGAGATCCCATGGTGATGGCAGCCCCCGCTCTGCCGTTACACATCTGTGCTCATCTGTGATTCTTAACTTGccgaaccaaaaaaaaaaaagagtggattTGTCAATCAATATCAGTCACCTGTGGGTGCCGCTTCCCCCCCTGCAAAAGGAACTTCATCCAGAGCACCTAAAACAATGCAAGGCTAAATAAGACAGGCATATCCagtttggtttgtttgtatttGCCTCTTCTTCGAGGAGGAATGTGTAAAGCATCTGTCTTGTGATTTCCCCCCCAGACACAAAACTTACTGTGATCTGAATTTAACTGTGTTAAAGttcccatcccctctcctcccacttctctTCTCCCTacgaaaaaataaaatattccttttttttcACATGCAAGTGtgttttattaaatgaaagaTGAGAAATCCCTTACAAAAATATAAACTGACTGAATGTCAttggttgggggagagaaaaggtgTCTTATAAGCTAATCAGTGCCAAGTCTGAGTCAGGTGCTATGTCATAGGCTGAGTGTAAATTGTATCATATGATCCTAAAATATGGCTGGTAAAATCTCTACTCTTTAAAGTGTCCTTATCAGCTTGAAATCTGGTGAgtttaaaaaatgagttaaatAGTTCTACACCTGCCCCTGAGTGATCCAGGCCCATTTCTGTGGCTTGAAAATCATACGAACAGCCAGACggggtaagaccaatggtccatctagcccagtatcctgtttcggacagtggccagtgccagatgcttcagagggagtgaacagaactgggcaattattgagtgatccatcccgttgttcagtcccagcttctggcagttggaggtttagggacacacgGAATCAGGGGTTACGGTCTTGACTATTTTGGCTAAGTGCCATTGATGaatctatcttccatgaatttatctaattcttttttgaacccacttttatttttggccttcacaaaatcccctggcaacgagttccacaggttgactgtgcgttgtgtgaagaaatactttgttATGTTAGTTTTgaagctgctgcctattaatttcattgggtgaccccttcccccctcggttcttgtgttatgggaaaggATAAatacttccttgttcactttctccacaccattcatgattttatagacctctatcattacCCTGCCCCCTACTCATATCACAGTCGTTttgatctctcctcatatggaagctattccattgccctaacaatttttgttgcccttctttaacaatttttgttgcccttctttgcacttttttccaattgtaatatagagtttttgagatgaggcgaccagaactgcaggcaatattcaaggtatgggcatactatgcatttatatagtggcattatgatattttctattctatattatctttccttttcctaatggtttaTAATGTTGTTAGCTTTactgactgctgctacacattgagcgATATTTTTAgggaactgtccacaatgactctgagatctctttcttgagtggtaacagatcaTTTAaaccccatcactttgtatgtatagttggggttattttttccattttgcattactttgcacttatcaacattgaattgtcatctgccattttattgcccagtcacccaggttaGGGATATCACTTTACTCTTTGCAGTCAGGTTTGGACTTAACTTCTCTTGAGtaaaatggtgtccctagcctccgtttgccagaagctgaaaatgagtgacgggatggatcacttgatgattacctgttcattccctatggggcacctggcactggccactgtcggaagacaggagactgggctagatggacccttagtctgacccagtagggccgttcttatgttcttatgtaattttGTATTGACTGTAATTTTGCCACCTGTTCACttatttttccagatcatttatgaatatgttgaatatcacagatcccagtacagatccttgggggaccccgctatttacctccCTTCATTGTAAAAAATTACCACTCGTTCCTACCGTTTCCTAATgtttagccagttactgatccacgagaggacctcCCCTCTTATCCTTGACTGCTTagttgtcaaaggttttctgaaagtccaaaaaTACTATGTCAACTGGATTACCCATGTCCACATGCTCGTTGgctccctcagagaattctaatagattggtgaggtctGGTTTCAGCTTTGCAAAAACTAtattgacttttccccaacatatcatgtttatctatgtctgttgctgtctgaacttacaagacagcatgctgacacgctctcagccccccaaaaactcactctctctccccccac
This genomic window from Chelonia mydas isolate rCheMyd1 chromosome 16, rCheMyd1.pri.v2, whole genome shotgun sequence contains:
- the MRPS2 gene encoding 28S ribosomal protein S2, mitochondrial, encoding MAAARLLQAVVPRFSCFPSLGKAAPRTSQLSSRLYGTLLAPEANQQGDPNVINDKLITEPLRHPDFFNVKELFSLKDLFDARVHLGHKKGCRHRFMEPYIFGCRLDQDIIDLDQTMKHLQLALNFTAHVAYRQGIILFVCRNRQFGHLVEVTARDCGEYAHTRYWQGGLLTNAHIQYGTGVRLPDLLIFISTLNNVFEPHVAVRDAAKMNIPTVGVVDTNCNPSIITYPVPGNDDSPLAVELYCKLFKMTITRAKNKRKQMEVLYGLQNKAESS